The Pseudodesulfovibrio hydrargyri genome segment GCCACGGAATTGCCCGCCATCCAGGCGATGGGCCCTTTGCCGTTTTCCTGCGGTACGTTAGCCATTGTCCGCCTCCCCGGTCGTGGTTCCGGCCGATTGCGGGACCGATTGGGCGGCCGCACCGCTGCCGTCGTCCACGCCGGTCAGGAGCATGCCCTGGACCGGCGCGGCCAGGTCGGTCATGACGATCCGCTCGCCCGGGGCCAGCCCCTCCCGGATGACGATGCTCTCCTCGTCCTTCCAGACCGGGTCCACGGTCCGGATGTCCAGGGTGCCGTCCCCGGCCAGCACCCAGACACGGCTGTTGTCCCGAAAAGCGGTCCTGGGAACGGCGATCACGTCCGTGAGTTCGTTGCCCTCGATCCTGACCGAGACGTAGCTGCCGAGCAGCAACGGCTTGACGCCCGCCCGTCCTTCGAGATTGAGCGGGTCCTTGACCGCGATGAGCACCCTGGCCATGCGCCCCTCATCCTCGAGCGACGGCAGCAGACGGACCACGCGGCCCTTGCGCACGCTTTCGTCCGCGCCGCTGCCGGAGATGATCCGGGCCGTGGAGCCCTCGGGCCGGACGGCGGATGGGAGGTTGATCCAGCCCAGCCGGTCCACGGGCACCGAGGCCTGGATCCAAAACTCGTCGGTGCCCACCAGGGTCGCCAGGCCGCCCTGCACGGCCACGGCCGCGCCCAGGTCCGTGTCCTTGGACTCGACCATGGCCGCAAACGGGGCGGCGATCCGGGTCCGCGACAGGTCGATGCGCGCCTGTTCGAGCTTGGCCCTTGCCGCGCGCAGGTCGGCCTGGGCCTTGGCCAGGTGCGGCTTGCGCAGGGCCAGGTCCGTCTCGGCCTGGGTGGCGTTCCCGGCCTCCTGCAGCAGGGCCCACTCGCGGGCCGAGACCTTCTGGTACCCCTGCTCCACCTTGAGGTCGTACTCGGCCTCGGTGACCTGGGCCTCGACCTCGCGAACGGCCAGCTCATAATCCTTGGCGTCGATGTTCAGGATGGGCTCGCCCGCCTGGAAGAATCCGCCGGGCACGAAGTCCGGGCTGACCTCGACGACCTTGCCGGACACCTGGGACTTGAGATCGATCTCGCGCGCCGCGGTGACCGTGCCCATGACGTCCACCACCACGCGGTGATTCGCCAGGGCGGCCTGTCTGGTCTCCACGCTCTGGCGGATGACCTGGGGCGGCCGCATCTTGGCCTTGGGCGCGGAGACCATGATGAGATACGAGCCCGCGCCGGACGCCAGGACAATGGCCAGGGGCACGAGCAGCTTGAGGCGGAAAACAGCGCGTATTTTATTAAAGTAAAGGTTCATGTTTACCCCTTGATTCCAGAATTTATATCATGAGATTCAATAGTTCCGTCATCGGCGATTGTCTTGTCCGCCGCAGCGGACGGATCTGTCAGGGAGTCGGTCCAGGTCCCGCCCAAAGCGCGGTACAGGGCCACGCGGTAGAGCATCAGGTTGGTCCGCTCCGTGACCATGGTCACCTCGAGGTCCTGCACGGACATCAGCGCGCTCAGGACCGGAAGATAGTCGTCCAGCCCCTGGGTATAGCGGGAAACGGCCTCGCGCAGGCTCACGCGTGAGGCCTCGAGCTGGGCCGAGAGCGCCTCCAGGTACCGCTTCTGCCACGTCTCCTCGGCCAGGGCGTCCTCCACCTCCTTGAAGGCGGTGTACACGGTGGACTTGTAGGCCCCGAGCCGCTCGTCGACCACGGCCCTGGCCTTGTCCACCTCGGCCTTGCGGTAGCCGCCGTCGAAGATGGGGCCGACCACGGCCCCGGCCAGGGTCAGTATCCAGTTGTCGAACAGGGTCCCGAGCTGGTCCCCGGTGAACTGGCCGGTCCCGGCCATGGTCAGGGAAGGCAGCCGGTCCGCCCGGGCCGCGGCCACGCCCCAGTCCGCCGACGACAGGGCCAGCCCGGCCGAGCGCACGTCGGGCCGGTTGGCCAGGAGATCGGCGGGCAGGCCCAGCCCGGGCAACGCTTCGGGTTGGGGCACCTCGGCGCCGGCCACGGTCACGGACCCGGCGGGTTTGCCCATGAGCAAGGCCAGTTCGTTAAGCAGCAGCTGTTCCCGGGATTTGACCGGCGGCAGCAGTGCCTTGACCATGGCCAGGTTCTGGCGCTGCTGGTAGACATCCAGCGCCGTGGATATGGAGTTGCGAAAACGCAGTTCGATGAGTTCAAGGTAGGTCTGGTTGGTCCTGATCTGTTCCTCGATGATCCGCTCCTTGCGCCGCTGGGACTGGATCTCCAGCCAGCGGGAGACCACCTCCCCGGCCACGGTCATGGCCGAGGCGCTCAAGTCCTCGCGCGTGGCCCGGTAATCGAGCTCCCCGCCCCTGGCCCCGGCCTCGACGCGGCCCCACAGGTCGAGTTCGTACCCGGCTTCCAGACCGATGGAGTGGGTCTCGTCGGTGATTGTGCCGCCCCTGGCCCCCTTGGTGTAGGACCGGGTGTGCTTGTAGTCGCCGGTGGCGTCCAGGGTCGGATACTTGCCCGCCGAGGACTGGACGGCCACGGCTCCGGCCTGGCGCAGCCTGGCCCAGGCCTGTTCCAGATCGAAGTTGGCGGCCAGGGCGGTCTCCACCAGGCCGTTCAGTTCCTCGTTGCCCAGCGCCTCCCACCACTTGCCGGTCTCCAGGGGCCGGTCGGAATAGAGGGTGTACGCCGTGGGCAACGGGGCCGCGTCGTCGGTGCGGGCGTCCGGCCTGAAGGGCGAGCAGGCCGCGAGGAGCACTGCCAGGAGGGTGAGCGCCGCCGGGACGGCCGTTTTTTTCATCTTGCCTTTCACATTGTTCTCCATGGGTGGTTTCACTGGTCCCGAACCTACCGAAAAAATATGGGAGAAGTGTTGGGGGGATGATAAAAGTTGTTAAAGATTGTAAAAAGCGGCTCGGGAACCTTTTCATTTCAGACGACATGCGGGTAAGGGGACAGCATGAAGAACAACGGTCCGGTGCTGATCATCGACGACGACCAGAAGCTGCGCGAACTGGTGGCGGAATACCTGGAGGAATACGATTTCTCCACGGCCACGCTGCCTTCGGGCGCGCGGGCGGCGGAGACCATCCGCTCCATCAACC includes the following:
- a CDS encoding efflux RND transporter periplasmic adaptor subunit, translating into MNLYFNKIRAVFRLKLLVPLAIVLASGAGSYLIMVSAPKAKMRPPQVIRQSVETRQAALANHRVVVDVMGTVTAAREIDLKSQVSGKVVEVSPDFVPGGFFQAGEPILNIDAKDYELAVREVEAQVTEAEYDLKVEQGYQKVSAREWALLQEAGNATQAETDLALRKPHLAKAQADLRAARAKLEQARIDLSRTRIAAPFAAMVESKDTDLGAAVAVQGGLATLVGTDEFWIQASVPVDRLGWINLPSAVRPEGSTARIISGSGADESVRKGRVVRLLPSLEDEGRMARVLIAVKDPLNLEGRAGVKPLLLGSYVSVRIEGNELTDVIAVPRTAFRDNSRVWVLAGDGTLDIRTVDPVWKDEESIVIREGLAPGERIVMTDLAAPVQGMLLTGVDDGSGAAAQSVPQSAGTTTGEADNG
- a CDS encoding efflux transporter outer membrane subunit, producing the protein MKGKMKKTAVPAALTLLAVLLAACSPFRPDARTDDAAPLPTAYTLYSDRPLETGKWWEALGNEELNGLVETALAANFDLEQAWARLRQAGAVAVQSSAGKYPTLDATGDYKHTRSYTKGARGGTITDETHSIGLEAGYELDLWGRVEAGARGGELDYRATREDLSASAMTVAGEVVSRWLEIQSQRRKERIIEEQIRTNQTYLELIELRFRNSISTALDVYQQRQNLAMVKALLPPVKSREQLLLNELALLMGKPAGSVTVAGAEVPQPEALPGLGLPADLLANRPDVRSAGLALSSADWGVAAARADRLPSLTMAGTGQFTGDQLGTLFDNWILTLAGAVVGPIFDGGYRKAEVDKARAVVDERLGAYKSTVYTAFKEVEDALAEETWQKRYLEALSAQLEASRVSLREAVSRYTQGLDDYLPVLSALMSVQDLEVTMVTERTNLMLYRVALYRALGGTWTDSLTDPSAAADKTIADDGTIESHDINSGIKG